One segment of Candidatus Aegiribacteria sp. DNA contains the following:
- a CDS encoding HAD hydrolase-like protein, with protein sequence MNCKTLLILDADDTLWESALFFERTEYDFLELMYTLGFKRENIRHMVHTRDIERLSATGYGARPYINTLRNILFELIPEPPLWASTALHDIESTLLEHPVILMPGVMETLLAVKSLPVTTIIYTMGEQEHQYDKFMKSDLVKLVDDLIIVPEKTAANLEDLITRFNMTPDGCILVGNSPRSDINPALTLGIQAVHIIRDRTWAAEREDFINPGLVITIEKFDELLDIPGLIKS encoded by the coding sequence ATGAACTGTAAGACACTTCTAATTCTTGACGCGGATGACACCCTCTGGGAGAGCGCTCTCTTCTTCGAAAGAACCGAGTACGATTTCCTGGAGCTTATGTACACTCTGGGATTCAAGAGAGAAAACATACGTCATATGGTTCATACAAGAGACATTGAGAGATTATCAGCAACAGGTTATGGTGCACGACCATACATTAATACTTTACGGAATATTCTGTTTGAACTCATTCCTGAGCCACCATTGTGGGCATCTACTGCCCTTCATGATATTGAAAGCACACTGCTTGAACATCCGGTAATACTGATGCCAGGAGTAATGGAAACTCTGCTGGCTGTTAAGTCACTCCCTGTCACTACAATCATTTACACGATGGGTGAACAGGAACACCAGTACGACAAATTCATGAAATCCGATCTTGTGAAGCTCGTTGATGATTTGATCATCGTGCCTGAGAAAACTGCTGCAAACCTGGAAGATCTTATTACTCGTTTCAATATGACTCCAGACGGCTGTATACTGGTGGGAAACAGCCCACGATCAGACATCAATCCGGCCCTTACACTTGGAATTCAAGCAGTGCACATCATTAGAGATCGAACGTGGGCAGCAGAACGGGAGGATTTTATCAATCCGGGACTTGTCATAACTATTGAGAAATTCGATGAACTGCTTGACATTCCCGGTCTGATCAAATCTTAA
- a CDS encoding PTS sugar transporter subunit IIA, with protein sequence MKLSEIIEPGFISLDLKPDSSEQLLREIAALASSAKPLKDISSDTIYNALSEREKLSSTACGHGVAIPHCRIPEMPGFVAGLVVLSNGIDFNASDDEKVDLIPFVIGPEEHPRTHLQLLSSLAQVFRNNELRNSIRNVETPEIACKILSDSDSPDEARSARSGKKLLHLFVQDESVFDELLQVFATAETTSSMIMDADESTRYLMNIPFYAGFWNTDIQHFNRIIVSVIRNELVNATIRNIEFICGPLSERTDIMITVSDLESVHGSLES encoded by the coding sequence ATGAAGCTATCTGAAATAATTGAGCCAGGCTTTATTTCCCTTGACCTTAAGCCTGATTCCAGTGAACAGCTTCTCCGTGAAATAGCAGCACTCGCATCCTCAGCCAAACCTCTGAAGGATATCAGTAGTGACACAATCTACAATGCTCTTTCCGAACGGGAGAAACTGTCCTCAACTGCATGTGGTCACGGAGTAGCAATACCGCACTGCAGAATACCTGAAATGCCCGGATTTGTTGCCGGGCTTGTAGTTCTCTCTAATGGGATCGATTTCAACGCTTCTGATGATGAGAAGGTTGATCTTATACCATTCGTAATTGGTCCTGAAGAACATCCTCGAACACACCTTCAACTGCTCTCCTCTCTCGCTCAGGTTTTTAGAAACAACGAGTTGAGAAATAGCATTCGAAACGTGGAAACTCCTGAAATTGCATGCAAAATTCTCTCAGATAGCGACTCCCCGGATGAAGCCAGATCTGCCCGATCTGGAAAAAAACTCCTTCACCTTTTTGTACAGGATGAAAGTGTTTTCGACGAGCTTCTGCAGGTTTTCGCGACAGCTGAAACAACCTCATCCATGATTATGGACGCAGATGAATCAACAAGATATCTGATGAATATCCCTTTCTATGCAGGTTTCTGGAATACAGACATACAACATTTTAACAGAATTATTGTATCTGTAATCAGAAATGAATTAGTTAACGCAACAATAAGAAACATAGAATTCATTTGCGGTCCACTATCAGAAAGAACTGATATCATGATAACTGTCTCCGATCTGGAATCAGTTCACGGATCTCTGGAAAGTTAA